The Haloferax volcanii DS2 DNA segment CGCTCGCGCGTCACCGACCAGCGCGACGAGACGGACGAACTCTTCGAGTCGGTCGAAATCGGAGAACTCGACCGCGACGACGTGTGGACGTCGCTCGTCGAGGGCGGCGACGACGTGGAGGCGGAGGGCGTCGGCGTCGGAGCCGAGGCCACCCCGGTCGACGACGGCGAGGGCGTCGCGGACCACGTCGTTCCGAAAAGCGAGTTCTGTCAGCGCTGCGAGCACTTCGCCGCGCCGCCGGAACTCGCGTGCCACCACGAGGGGACGACTATCGTCGGACTCGAAGACAGCGACCACTTCCGGGTGCGGAACTGCCCGATGGTCGAGAAAGACGACTGACGGCGGTCGCGCGGCGGGCCAGTTCTGATTCTCCCGACGGCGCGGAGTGACAGCTTCTTTGCCCTCGGTCCGCTACCGGCGGGTATGCAGTTCTGCGACGAGTGCGGTTCGATGATGGTGAGCCAGAACGGCGCGATGACCTGCACGAACGACGACTGCGGGGGCACCGCCGAGCGCGACGAAGAACTCGCGGCGGAGTTCGTCTCCACCGAGGCGCAGTCGGGCGACGAACTCATCGAGACCGAAGAGGGCGCTGAGTTCGAGGGCAAGCCGACCGCGAAAGACGTTCACTGCGACGACTGCGGCCACACGAAGGCGTGGTACACCATCAAGCAGACCGGGTCGGCCGACGAACCGCCGACGCGATTCTTTAAATGTCAGGAGTGCGGGTATCGGTGGCGGGAGTACAACTAGATACGCACTTGAACTGCTGATCTCGGTAGGTTCTGATTTAGAGGATGTCTCGTCTTTTCTGTCTGCTTGTGAGTCTTGCTAGATATGGATACAATTTAAATTGCTACCGTGATGACACAACACAGATGTCGTTCCATGAGTTCGTTGGAGTCGGGCTTTCAATAATTGCGGTTATAATCTCGATACATACTAAATATCAGCAACGACAGAAAGATAAACTGAGAAAGTTAGCGAATAAGATGAAAAAGTGCAGGATAGCCTAGAAAACATCGAGAGAGAACTGACCAATCCTCGTACACATGAGGATATCGAGTTGCGCCTTATTGAGATTCCAAGAGAGATATTTGCTTGTAAACATGAGCTTGGAAAAGATAAGATTTCTATATTCACAAAAATAGTAACCGGACATATAAGTGATTCAAATGAAGTATCAGATCCAGAACAGTTGTCAAATAAAATTCGAGAGAATGAGCCGTATCTCGTAGAAGTGAAAATTGGAGATCGAGATGAGTTGTACGTTGCTGATCGGTCTTTTATGATTGATGACCCATTTCGAGATGCATCTGGAATCCTCGCAGAACTGTCGGATATTGAAGATGAGTTTGGCGCAACAGTTAACGAATTCAACGATTCACTAATTCCAGACTTGAAGTCACAACTGGAATTGGTCATTCAACGACACTCTGAACAGATTATCCACAATGATGAGTTTTCCATACAAACATCTCAGGATAAATCGACCGAAGAGATAGGAACCGCTGTTTTTGAACGTATCTTTCACTATAATAGAATAGACGAGGATTTAGAAGATTTGAGGAAAGTTCGTGAAGAAATAGATAACCTTCGGACGACAATATTACAGACAAGCTACTCGTAAAGAGACTTATTAACGCTCCTAACTCTCAAAGAGCCGAATCACCTCTCACCCAACTCCTCGGCCGTCACCGCACCCGGCCCCTCCTCACGCTCGTCTTCCGAATCGCTCGCGAGCGCGTAGCCGTAGGGGACGAGCAACAGGCTCCCGAACCAGCCGACGACGAGTCCGAGCGTGCCGAAAATCGTCCCGACGATGCCGATTGCGACGGCGTCGGCCGCGACGACGACGGCGGCGAGCGCGACGCTCCAGCCGACGAGCGACTTCCACGACCCGCGACGGATGCAGAAGCCGGCGAACAGGCCGAAGGCGGTCACGACGCCGATGCCGGGGATGAGGACGTAGCGCATGCCGAGCGACCCCGTGTTGGTGAGCGTCGTCCCCAGCCACATGGCGACGAGCGTGCCGGGGACGACCAGGACGGCGGTTCGGCGGTCCAGCGGGCGGGCGCGGCGTCGAAGCCGGAACGCGCCGAGGAGGCCGAGGCCCGCGACGGTGTACGCCCAGCCGATGGGGTTGAACAGGAAGCCGCCGATGAGGGCGAGGAAGTTCCCGAGAATCTCGCCTTCATTCGCGGGATAGACGAGATAGTGCGCGTCGCCGCGCTCGTAGAGCCCCGGCACGACGAAGGTGCTGTTGGTGACGGTGCCGCCGTCGATGGCCTCGCGCACGTCGGCGCTGGCGTTCGCGGCGGGCGACGACGCCCCGGCGGCGACGGTCTCCCAGTCGGTCGGGTCGAGTTCGATGGTCGCGCGAACCGGGTCGCCCGAGACGTTCAGCGAGAACCGATAGTACCGGCCGTCGTAGACCGCGAACGCGGCGTCTTCGTTCACGTCCGAGAGAGTCATGTACGCCTCGGGTTCGATGTCGCCGTCGTACCGGCCGGTGCGGGCGGCGGTGGCGACCGGCTCGCGGAGCTGCGGCGTCTCGTTCGCCGCCTCATCGAGGTTGACCACGTCGGGGTCGTAGGAGGCGACGCGGCCGGGCGGCGAGTCGGCGGTCACTTCCTCGGCTTCGTACGTCGATTCGAGCGACGAGGTCGAGGTCGCGACGGCGAACGACTGACTCAGCGCGACGCCGACGAGGAGAAGGGCGACGACGGCGGCGAGTCGCTTGCGAGGGACCATAATCCCGGCTTCGGAGTCGAACCAAAAATGTCGTTCGGTCGAATTTTCGTCGGGCGGTTCGTCGCAGGTCGCTGACGGCGGCGGCGACCCGGTCGCTCGCTTCGGTTCTCACTCGACGCCGAGGTTCGATACGAGGAAGTCAGCGACGGCGGCCGCGACCTTGTCCTCCTGCCCGACGAAGAAGTGGTCGGCCGCGAACTCGACGACCGGCTGGTGGTACTCCCGGGCGCGCTCGACGACGGGCTTCCAGTCAGCGATGTCGTCGCGGGTGCCGTAGACGACCTGCACGGGGACGGGGATGCGGTCGAAGGCGGCGACCGCGTCGAGGTCGTCGGCGAGTCGCCCGGCGGGGCCGAGCGCGGAGACGGCTCCCACGTCAGCACCCTCGGCGGCCGCGAGGAGCGCCATCGCGCCGCCGAACGAGAAGCCGAACAGGCCCACGCGGTCGTAGCGCTCCGCGGCCCACTCGACCGCCCGAAGGGCGTCGGCGCGCTCGCCGTAGCCCTCGTCCCACGCGCCGTAGTCGAACCGGAGGCAGTCCACGCCGCGGGCGGTGAGCGCGTCGCTGACGGCGACGAGGCGGGCGTCGCCGCGGTGACCCTGCTGTTGCGGATGGGGCGGGCAGGCGATGACGACCGCGTCGCGTCCGGCCGCCGCGTCGTCGGTGTCGTCAGTCTCGTCCGCGTCGTCGATACCGTCGCCGCGGGCGGGGTCGAGGGTCGCTCGCACGTCGCGGCCGCCGGGCACGAGAATCGTCTCGGTCATAGGGACAGGTTGCGCTGGTGAGGTTTTAAGCCGAACGTCGCGTAGTAATGGAGTATGGGAATTCTCTCTCGCACGTCGTACGTCATCCGGTCGAAGGTAAACTCCCTCCTCAACCGTGCGGAGGACCCGACGGAGACGCTCGACTACTCCTACGAGAAGATGCGCGACGAGCTACAACAGGTCAAACAGGGTATCGCCGACCTGACCACCCAGAAGAAGCGACTGGAGATACAGAAGCGTCGCCTCGAAGAGAACGTCGAAAAGCACAACGACCAGGCCCGCGAGGCCGTCCAGCAGGACCGCGAGGACCTCGCCCGCAAGGCGCTCGAAAAGAAGCAGGCCAAGATGAGCCAAATCGAGGAGCTGGAGACGCAAATCGCCAGTTTGCAGGAGACGCAGGACCAACTCGTCAACAAGAAGGACGAGCTCCAGAGCCGCATCGAGGAGTTCCGCACCAAAAAGGAGACGATGAAGGCCCGCTACGAGGCCGCCGAGGCGTCGAGCCGCGTCTCCGAGGCGATGACCGGCGTCGGCGACGAGATGGCCGACGTGGGGCGCGCGCTCGAACGCGCCGAGGAGCAGACCGACGAGATGGAGGCCCGCTCGGCCGCGATGGACGAACTCATGGACTCCGGCGCGTTCGACGACGCGCTGTCGGACAAGGACTCCATCGAGCGCGAACTCGAAGCCGGCCGCACCAGCGCCGAAGTCGACACCGAACTGGGGACGCTCAAGGCCGAGATGGGCAAATCCTCCGGGTCGTCGTCGAGCAAGAGCGCG contains these protein-coding regions:
- a CDS encoding transcription factor S translates to MQFCDECGSMMVSQNGAMTCTNDDCGGTAERDEELAAEFVSTEAQSGDELIETEEGAEFEGKPTAKDVHCDDCGHTKAWYTIKQTGSADEPPTRFFKCQECGYRWREYN
- a CDS encoding PspA/IM30 family protein; its protein translation is MGILSRTSYVIRSKVNSLLNRAEDPTETLDYSYEKMRDELQQVKQGIADLTTQKKRLEIQKRRLEENVEKHNDQAREAVQQDREDLARKALEKKQAKMSQIEELETQIASLQETQDQLVNKKDELQSRIEEFRTKKETMKARYEAAEASSRVSEAMTGVGDEMADVGRALERAEEQTDEMEARSAAMDELMDSGAFDDALSDKDSIERELEAGRTSAEVDTELGTLKAEMGKSSGSSSSKSASASDADVDVETDVADEKVEAELEELKNEDDSSSS
- a CDS encoding dienelactone hydrolase family protein, translating into MTETILVPGGRDVRATLDPARGDGIDDADETDDTDDAAAGRDAVVIACPPHPQQQGHRGDARLVAVSDALTARGVDCLRFDYGAWDEGYGERADALRAVEWAAERYDRVGLFGFSFGGAMALLAAAEGADVGAVSALGPAGRLADDLDAVAAFDRIPVPVQVVYGTRDDIADWKPVVERAREYHQPVVEFAADHFFVGQEDKVAAAVADFLVSNLGVE